Proteins encoded within one genomic window of Fusarium musae strain F31 chromosome 4, whole genome shotgun sequence:
- a CDS encoding hypothetical protein (EggNog:ENOG41), with translation MQTNQKLCIAIFGPTASGKTKLGVAIAKAFPSEVISVDSLQCYKAGSIITAKPTNQEMDGVPHHLIDYLEADEEPHDFVAMAADMMEEITSRGKLPILVGGSTSLAIPLLHEALNRQYRFVAAILIPRQSTYWQSIYSRASEMLENGLLAELEALRDLQQSLLDDNACFHKGVWKAIGYQEFYPYLEADSSCNARQLSFQKGLALMNANTLQYGFHQLEWILRSEPIPASSRCSMHEPPRHYQGVVDVGCRDTCHFNAQRAMLQSANHQRLHQRGGSSPGNDPGHIDAAKKLAFALHQNNYTLVYGGGTTGIMGAIASTLVQLSGPSAVQGIIPVALAKYEERLTKKRADPSKFGSRTVVKDMHTRKRLMIEAVIGGAPGSGFVALSGGYGTLEELLETTTWYQLGIHRCGICVFDVCGFYKGLMDWVRQAAQAGFVGTEDATILQVATTAEDVIGCLSSNDRRYSRMGELEWD, from the exons ATGCAAACCAATCAAAAGCTCTGCATCGCTATCTTTGGCCCTACCGCCTCTGGTAAGACCAAGCTAGGGGTTGCCATTGCGAAGGCCTTTCCGAGTGAGGTTATCTCCGTCGACAGCCTACAATGCTACAAGGCGGGAAGTATTATCACCGCCAAGCCTACGAATCAAGAGATGGATGGTGTTCCTCATCACCTAATTGACTatcttgaggctgatgaggagcCTCATGACTTCGTGGCTATGGCTGCTGACATGATGGAAGAAATCACAAGCCGAGGAAAGCTCCCCATCCTTGTCGGCGGATCGACTTCTCTAGCGATACCATTGCTGCATGAGGCACTCAACCGGCAGTATCGGTTTGTGGCTGCAATCCTGATCCCGCGCCAGTCCACATACTGGCAGTCTATCTATTCTAGAGCCAGTGAGATGCTCGAGAACGGTCTTCTGGCCGAACTTGAGGCGCTGAGGGACCTACAGCAGAGTCTGCTCGATGACAACGCATGCTTTCATAAGGGAGTGTGGAAGGCCATTGGGTATCAGGAGTTCTATCCCTATCTCGAAGCAGATTCGTCATGCAACGCGCGCCAGTTGTCATTCCAAAAGGGCCTCGCACTCATGAACGCAAACACCCTTCAGTACGGCTTCCATCAACTCGAGTGGATACTCCGTTCTGAACCCATTCCTGCATCAAGCCGGTGTAGTATGCATGAGCCTCCCCGTCACTACCAAGGCGTCGTGGATGTCGGATGTCGAGATACCTGCCATTTCAATGCTCAACGAGCTATGCTACAGTCTGCGAACCATCAAAGACTCCACCAACG TGGTGGATCTTCGCCGGGGAATGATCCGGGTCACATAGATGCAGCCAAAAAGCTTGCATTTGCATTACACCAAAATAACTACACACTGGTCTACGGCGGCGGAACAACTGGGATCATGGGTGCCATTGCCAGCACTCTGGTGCAACTCTCAGGTCCAAGTGCCGTCCAGGGCATCATTCCCGTTGCACTCGCCAAGTACGAAGAAAGACTCACCAAGAAACGGGCCGATCCTTCAAAGTTCGGGAGTAGAACAGTGGTCAAAGACATGCATACACGCAAGAGACTCATGATCGAGGCGGTTATTGGTGGTGCTCCAGGGAGTGGCTTTGTAGCTCTTAGTGGGGGATACGGTACCTTGGAGGAACTCCTTGAGACGACGACTTGGTACCAGCTTGGTATTCATCGATGCGGCATCTGTGTGTTTGACGTATGCGGGTTCTACAAGGGTTTGATGGACTGGGTTCGTCAAGCTGCACAGGCCGGGTTCGTTGGCACAGAGGATGCTACTATTCTGCAGGTTGCAACGACGGCTGAGGATGTCATCGGCTGCTTGAGCAGTAATGATCGTCGTTATTCAAGGATGGGTGAGCTGGAGTGGGATTAG
- a CDS encoding hypothetical protein (CAZy:PL3~EggNog:ENOG41), whose amino-acid sequence MKFSIVFAGLFASATMASPQGNITPNTMGALERRASFPIPASKGSVTYKSAQTISGTFDGGMKTYGRGVKCTGQVEGTDADAVFILKNGATLKNVIIGADQIEGVHCEGSCTIENVWWKKVCEDALSLKGDGNALIKGGGATGAEDKVIQHNGLGTVTIDGFTVVDFGKLYRSCGNCKKMGTRNVVVKNVKAFNGKVLTGINSNKGDVSTITGTCASSVKEICVEYEGTVPGKEPKKIGSGPSKACKYSSVKSC is encoded by the coding sequence ATGAAGTTCTCCATCGTCTTCGCCGGCCTCTTCGCCTCCGCCACCATGGCCTCCCCCCAGGGCAACATCACCCCTAACACCATGGGCGCCCTCGAGCGACGCGCCTCCTTCCCCATCCCCGCCTCCAAGGGCTCCGTCACCTACAAGAGCGCCCAGACCATCTCCGGCACCTTCGACGGCGGCATGAAGACCTACGGCCGCGGTGTCAAGTGCACTGGTCAGGTCGAGGGCACGGACGCTGAcgccgtcttcatcctcaagaaCGGCGCTACCCTCAAGAACGTCATCATTGGCGCTGATCAGATCGAGGGTGTTCACTGCGAGGGTTCTTGCACCATTGAGAACGTCTGGTGGAAGAAGGTCTGCGAGGATGCTCTCTCCCTCAAGGGTGACGGTAACGCTCTCATCAAGGGCGGTGGTGCTACCGGTGCTGAGGACAAGGTCATCCAGCACAACGGTCTCGGAACGGTCACCATCGATGGCTTCACCGTTGTCGACTTCGGTAAGCTCTACCGATCTTGCGGTAACTGCAAGAAGATGGGCACCCGCAACGTTGTCGTCAAGAACGTCAAGGCCTTCAACGGAAAGGTCCTCACTggcatcaactccaacaagGGCGACGTCTCCACCATCACTGGAACTTGCGCTTCTTCCGTCAAGGAGATCTGCGTTGAGTACGAGGGTACCGTTCCCGGCAAGgagcccaagaagattgGCTCTGGTCCCAGCAAGGCTTGCAAGTACTCTTCTGTCAAGTCTTGCTAA